In the genome of Streptomyces sp. NBC_00190, one region contains:
- a CDS encoding arsenate reductase/protein-tyrosine-phosphatase family protein, with the protein MSPEGRGIATGYLPAEAGGDTFRILHVSTGNVCRSPITERLTRHALSHRLGGLAHGDLIVESAGTWGHEGAPMEANAAAVLADFGADASGFTGRELLDEHVIRADLVLTATRDHRAQVISMGHSAGLRTFTLKEFTRLVRAIDPATLPPLDDGMAERARALVRAAAALRGWLLAPSPDADEVYDPYGAPITFFRSIGDEINQALDPVVTALTGVTASR; encoded by the coding sequence GTGAGCCCTGAGGGGCGTGGCATAGCAACGGGGTACCTCCCAGCAGAGGCTGGGGGAGACACCTTCCGCATCCTCCACGTCAGCACCGGCAACGTGTGCCGCTCGCCCATCACCGAGCGGCTGACGCGGCATGCCCTCTCGCACCGGCTCGGTGGCCTCGCCCACGGGGACCTCATCGTGGAGAGTGCCGGCACCTGGGGCCACGAGGGCGCCCCCATGGAGGCGAACGCGGCCGCCGTGCTGGCCGACTTCGGGGCCGACGCCTCCGGGTTCACAGGGCGGGAGCTGCTGGACGAGCACGTCATACGCGCGGACCTGGTGCTGACCGCCACCCGCGACCACCGGGCCCAGGTCATCTCGATGGGGCATTCGGCGGGGCTGCGCACCTTCACGCTGAAGGAGTTCACCCGGCTGGTCCGGGCGATAGATCCGGCCACGCTGCCGCCGCTGGACGACGGCATGGCGGAGCGGGCGCGGGCGCTCGTACGGGCCGCCGCGGCCCTGCGGGGCTGGCTGCTGGCCCCGTCGCCGGACGCGGACGAGGTGTACGACCCGTACGGGGCGCCGATCACCTTCTTCCGCTCGATCGGCGACGAGATCAACCAGGCGCTGGACCCGGTGGTCACGGCCCTGACGGGCGTCACCGCGTCCCGCTGA
- the prmC gene encoding peptide chain release factor N(5)-glutamine methyltransferase, giving the protein MNLLLAEVAQATQRLAAAGVPSPRFDAEELAAFVHGVKRGELHHVKDADFDARYWEAVARREAREPLQHITGRAFFRYLELQVGPGVFVPRPETESVVDWAIHAVRAMDVVEPMIVDLCTGSGAIALAMAQEVPRSRVHAVELSEDALRWTRKNAEGSRVTVHQGDALSALPELDGQVDLVISNPPYIPLTEWEYVAPEARDHDPEMALFSGEDGLDTIRGIERTAHRLLRPGGIVVIEHADTQGGQVPWIFADERGWADAADHPDLNNRPRFATARKALP; this is encoded by the coding sequence GTGAACTTGCTGCTTGCCGAGGTGGCCCAGGCCACCCAGCGGCTGGCCGCCGCCGGCGTGCCCTCACCGCGCTTCGACGCGGAGGAGCTCGCGGCCTTCGTGCACGGCGTCAAGCGGGGGGAACTGCACCACGTCAAGGACGCGGACTTCGACGCCCGCTACTGGGAGGCCGTCGCCCGCCGCGAGGCGCGCGAGCCGCTCCAGCACATCACCGGCCGCGCCTTCTTCCGGTACCTGGAGCTCCAGGTCGGGCCCGGGGTCTTCGTCCCGCGGCCCGAGACCGAGTCGGTCGTGGACTGGGCCATACACGCCGTCCGTGCGATGGACGTGGTCGAGCCGATGATCGTCGACCTGTGCACCGGTTCCGGCGCGATCGCGCTGGCCATGGCGCAGGAGGTGCCGCGCTCGCGCGTGCACGCGGTCGAGCTGTCCGAGGACGCCCTGCGGTGGACCCGCAAGAACGCTGAGGGCTCCCGGGTCACCGTCCACCAGGGTGACGCGCTGAGCGCCCTGCCGGAGCTCGACGGCCAGGTCGACCTGGTCATCTCCAACCCGCCGTACATCCCGCTCACCGAGTGGGAGTACGTGGCCCCCGAGGCCCGCGACCACGACCCGGAGATGGCCCTGTTCTCCGGCGAGGACGGCCTCGACACCATCCGCGGCATCGAGCGCACCGCGCACCGGCTGCTGCGGCCGGGCGGCATCGTCGTCATCGAGCACGCCGACACCCAGGGCGGCCAGGTTCCCTGGATCTTCGCCGACGAACGGGGCTGGGCCGACGCCGCCGACCACCCCGACCTGAACAACCGCCCCCGCTTCGCCACCGCCCGCAAGGCCCTGCCGTGA
- the rpmE gene encoding 50S ribosomal protein L31, with protein MKSEIHPEYVETQVSCTCGASFTTRSTLTEGTIRAEVCSECHPFYTGKQKILDTGGRVARFEARFGKGAAKK; from the coding sequence TTGAAGAGCGAGATCCACCCCGAGTACGTCGAGACCCAGGTCAGCTGCACCTGTGGCGCGTCGTTCACCACCCGTAGCACCCTCACCGAGGGCACCATCCGTGCCGAGGTCTGCTCCGAGTGCCACCCCTTCTACACGGGCAAGCAGAAGATCCTCGACACCGGTGGCCGTGTGGCCCGCTTCGAGGCTCGCTTCGGCAAGGGTGCGGCCAAGAAGTAG
- the prfA gene encoding peptide chain release factor 1 → MFEAVEELIGEHADLEKKLADPSVHSDQANARKLNKRYAELTPIVATFRAWKQSAEDIETAKEFAADDPDFAAEVKELTQQREELTEKLRLLLVPRDPSDDKDVLLEVKAGAGGDESALFAGDLLRMYLRYAERVGWKTEIIDATESELGGYKDVQVSVRTKGGNGATEPGQGVWARLKYEGGVHRVQRVPATESQGRIHTSAAGVLVTPEAEEVEVEINMNDLRIDVYRSSGPGGQSVNTTDSAVRITHIPTGVVASCQNEKSQLQNKEQAMRILRSRLLAAAQEAAEQEASDVRRSQVRSVDRSEKIRTYNFPENRISDHRTGFKAYNLDQVLDGDLDPVIQACVDTDSAAKLAAAH, encoded by the coding sequence ATGTTCGAGGCGGTCGAGGAACTGATCGGCGAGCACGCCGATCTTGAGAAGAAGCTCGCCGACCCTTCGGTCCACTCCGATCAGGCCAACGCCCGCAAGCTGAACAAGCGCTACGCGGAGCTGACCCCGATCGTTGCGACCTTCCGTGCCTGGAAGCAGTCGGCCGAGGACATCGAGACGGCCAAGGAGTTCGCGGCCGACGACCCGGACTTCGCCGCCGAGGTCAAGGAGCTGACCCAGCAGCGCGAGGAGCTCACCGAGAAGCTCCGCCTGCTCCTGGTCCCGCGCGACCCCAGCGACGACAAGGACGTGCTCCTGGAGGTCAAGGCTGGCGCGGGCGGCGACGAGTCGGCCCTGTTCGCCGGCGACCTGCTGCGCATGTACCTGCGCTACGCCGAGCGCGTGGGCTGGAAGACCGAGATCATCGACGCCACCGAGTCCGAGCTCGGCGGCTACAAGGACGTCCAGGTCTCCGTCCGCACCAAGGGCGGCAACGGCGCCACCGAGCCCGGCCAGGGCGTGTGGGCCCGCCTGAAGTACGAGGGCGGCGTGCACCGCGTCCAGCGCGTTCCGGCCACCGAGTCCCAGGGCCGCATCCACACCTCCGCCGCCGGCGTGCTCGTCACCCCGGAGGCCGAGGAGGTCGAGGTCGAGATCAACATGAACGACCTCCGCATCGACGTGTACCGCTCGTCGGGCCCCGGCGGCCAGTCCGTCAACACCACCGACTCGGCCGTGCGCATCACGCACATCCCGACCGGTGTGGTCGCCTCCTGCCAGAACGAGAAGAGCCAGCTCCAGAACAAGGAGCAGGCGATGCGCATCCTGCGCTCGCGTCTGCTGGCCGCCGCCCAGGAAGCCGCCGAACAGGAGGCCTCCGACGTGCGCCGCAGCCAGGTGCGCAGCGTGGACCGCTCCGAGAAGATCCGTACGTACAACTTCCCGGAAAACCGGATCTCGGACCACCGGACCGGCTTCAAGGCGTACAACTTGGACCAGGTGCTCGACGGGGACCTCGACCCGGTCATCCAGGCCTGTGTCGACACGGACTCCGCCGCGAAGCTCGCGGCCGCGCACTGA
- a CDS encoding L-threonylcarbamoyladenylate synthase, with protein MARRYDCNDATDRKTGLREAASAVRRGELVVLPTDTLYGIGADAFSPEAVHDLLAAKGRGRGMPTPVLIGSPNTLHGLVTDFSEQAWELVDAFWPGALTLVAKHQPSLAWDLGDTHGTVAVRMPLHPVAIELLTEVGPMAVSSANLSGHPAPEDCDAAREMLGDSVSVYLDGGPTPGIQPSSIVDVTGKVPVLLREGALTADQLREVVPDLEVAP; from the coding sequence ATGGCCCGGCGATACGACTGCAACGACGCGACGGACCGCAAGACGGGTCTGCGTGAAGCCGCATCCGCCGTGCGCCGCGGCGAGCTCGTCGTGCTGCCCACCGACACCCTGTACGGGATCGGCGCGGACGCCTTCAGCCCCGAGGCCGTCCATGACCTGCTCGCCGCCAAGGGCCGGGGCCGCGGCATGCCCACCCCTGTCCTCATCGGCTCCCCGAACACCCTGCACGGCCTGGTCACCGACTTCTCCGAGCAGGCCTGGGAGCTCGTCGACGCGTTCTGGCCGGGCGCGCTGACGCTGGTCGCCAAGCACCAGCCCTCGCTCGCGTGGGACCTCGGCGACACCCACGGCACCGTGGCCGTACGCATGCCCCTGCACCCCGTCGCGATCGAGCTGCTGACCGAGGTCGGCCCGATGGCGGTGTCCTCGGCCAACCTGTCCGGGCACCCGGCGCCGGAGGACTGCGACGCCGCGCGCGAGATGCTCGGGGACTCGGTGTCCGTGTACCTCGACGGCGGGCCGACCCCCGGCATCCAGCCGTCGTCGATCGTCGACGTCACCGGGAAGGTTCCCGTCCTGCTGCGGGAAGGGGCGCTCACCGCGGACCAGCTGCGGGAGGTCGTACCCGACCTCGAGGTCGCCCCGTGA